One window from the genome of Haloprofundus halobius encodes:
- a CDS encoding YkgJ family cysteine cluster protein, whose product MKVNCEGCAGCCIDWRPIAPGTLDHERRGRRDPLDDTYNLVPLTRDEVKAFLNEGLGDVMTPRLFRADEETTSARVDGYDLAALDGRPVFYVGLRKPPKPVGPFGTEPTWLDACTFLDPETLRCRIHDSALYPATCGDYPGQNLTLDQETECERVERAYGGDRLLDADPPEKLRGLALGPQALGAKLFVYPDVDELTGVVERLAAGETTVADRALFVGVAAGSRPGTTAVDAEKAERARGRAQEADSWAGTVIDAWIDRAGRRGSDAGDATERSAFEERRGAPPTSEW is encoded by the coding sequence ATGAAGGTGAACTGCGAGGGGTGCGCGGGCTGTTGCATCGACTGGCGACCCATCGCGCCCGGAACGCTCGACCACGAGCGTCGCGGACGGCGCGACCCGCTCGACGACACCTACAATCTCGTGCCGCTGACGCGCGACGAGGTGAAGGCGTTCCTCAACGAGGGACTCGGCGACGTGATGACGCCACGGCTGTTCCGCGCCGACGAGGAGACGACGTCGGCGCGCGTCGACGGCTACGACCTCGCCGCGCTCGACGGCCGACCCGTCTTCTACGTCGGCCTCCGGAAACCGCCGAAACCGGTCGGTCCGTTCGGTACGGAGCCGACGTGGCTCGACGCCTGCACCTTTCTCGACCCGGAGACGCTTCGGTGCCGTATCCACGACTCCGCTCTATACCCCGCGACCTGCGGCGACTACCCCGGACAGAACCTCACGCTGGACCAGGAGACCGAGTGCGAGCGCGTCGAGCGCGCCTACGGCGGCGACCGACTCCTCGACGCCGATCCGCCCGAGAAACTCCGGGGACTCGCGCTCGGCCCACAAGCGCTGGGGGCGAAACTGTTCGTCTACCCCGATGTCGACGAGTTGACGGGCGTCGTCGAGCGCCTCGCAGCGGGCGAGACGACGGTGGCCGACCGCGCGCTGTTCGTCGGAGTCGCCGCCGGATCGCGTCCCGGGACCACGGCCGTCGACGCGGAGAAAGCCGAACGGGCACGGGGACGTGCGCAGGAGGCGGACTCGTGGGCCGGGACGGTCATCGACGCGTGGATCGACCGCGCCGGTCGCCGCGGGAGCGACGCGGGGGACGCCACGGAGCGGTCGGCGTTCGAGGAGCGCCGGGGCGCGCCGCCGACGAGCGAGTGGTGA
- a CDS encoding DUF7561 family protein — translation MAKARCDGCGLRIRISGGIGDFWSFDYGPSGGMALELADGTDCLLCFDCIEQLPEDRDVTAADVKAL, via the coding sequence ATGGCGAAGGCACGCTGCGACGGCTGTGGGCTGAGAATCCGCATCAGCGGGGGTATCGGCGACTTCTGGAGCTTCGACTACGGGCCCTCCGGGGGGATGGCGCTCGAACTCGCCGACGGAACCGACTGTCTGCTCTGTTTCGACTGCATCGAACAGCTGCCCGAGGACCGCGACGTCACGGCGGCCGACGTGAAGGCGCTGTAG
- a CDS encoding ammonium transporter, with translation MDTLLQSDLSAVVEGVNMLWVLTVTFLIFFMHAGFAMLEAGQVRSKNVANQLTKNLLTWSVGVVIYFLVGAGVSSFVGGAGFAESFAYINGGSTAWVSWLFGAVFAMTAATIVSGAVAGRAKLRAYVTYTVLLAGVIYPVVVGFTWAGGFLSSMGFHDFAGGMIVHGMGGIAGLTAAWVIGPRMDRFNDDGTANVIPGHSLPFAVLGTLILAFGWYGFNVGTAAAPLAEGGTELADFAYVGRVALVTTLGMAAGAIGAAGIALLKTGKVDTLYVANGLLAGLVAITGVADAIVWPGALALGLLAGAQLPVVFEFVEKRLRIDDVCAVFPVHGSAGIMGIVLFPFVAVDGFSVAQLVAQVVGAGVITIWTVAATALVFGAIRALGEARVTPEHEREGLDTSEHGVDTYPEFGQPDGPVVDGSGVRTDGGVIGATAEHTDEGENE, from the coding sequence ATGGACACCCTGTTGCAGTCCGACCTCTCGGCGGTCGTCGAGGGCGTGAACATGCTGTGGGTCCTCACCGTCACGTTCCTCATCTTCTTCATGCACGCGGGCTTCGCGATGCTGGAAGCCGGGCAGGTGCGCTCGAAGAACGTCGCCAACCAGTTGACGAAGAACCTGCTGACGTGGAGCGTCGGTGTCGTCATCTACTTCCTCGTCGGCGCTGGAGTCTCGAGTTTCGTCGGGGGCGCCGGTTTCGCCGAGTCGTTCGCCTACATCAACGGCGGGTCGACCGCGTGGGTGAGTTGGCTGTTCGGCGCTGTGTTCGCGATGACCGCCGCGACCATCGTTTCGGGGGCCGTCGCGGGTCGCGCGAAACTCCGCGCGTACGTCACCTACACCGTCCTGCTCGCGGGCGTCATCTACCCGGTCGTCGTCGGCTTCACGTGGGCGGGCGGCTTCCTCTCGTCGATGGGCTTTCACGACTTCGCAGGCGGCATGATCGTCCACGGGATGGGCGGCATCGCCGGTCTCACCGCGGCGTGGGTCATCGGCCCGCGCATGGACCGCTTCAACGACGACGGCACCGCCAACGTCATCCCCGGTCACTCGCTGCCGTTCGCCGTCCTCGGGACGCTCATCCTCGCGTTCGGTTGGTACGGCTTCAACGTCGGCACCGCCGCCGCGCCGCTCGCTGAGGGTGGCACCGAACTCGCCGACTTCGCCTACGTCGGCCGCGTCGCGCTCGTCACGACGCTCGGGATGGCCGCCGGCGCAATCGGCGCTGCGGGCATCGCCCTGCTGAAGACGGGGAAGGTCGACACGCTGTACGTCGCCAACGGCCTGCTCGCCGGTCTCGTCGCCATCACCGGCGTCGCCGACGCCATCGTCTGGCCCGGTGCGCTCGCACTCGGCCTGCTGGCCGGTGCGCAACTGCCCGTCGTCTTCGAGTTCGTCGAGAAGCGTCTCAGAATCGACGACGTCTGTGCGGTGTTCCCGGTTCACGGCTCTGCGGGTATCATGGGCATCGTCCTGTTTCCGTTCGTCGCCGTCGACGGCTTCTCGGTCGCCCAACTAGTGGCCCAGGTAGTCGGTGCGGGCGTCATCACCATCTGGACTGTCGCCGCGACGGCGCTGGTGTTCGGTGCGATTCGCGCACTCGGCGAGGCACGCGTCACGCCCGAGCACGAGCGCGAGGGGCTCGACACCTCCGAACACGGCGTCGACACCTATCCCGAGTTCGGTCAGCCCGACGGCCCCGTCGTCGACGGGTCGGGCGTTCGCACCGACGGAGGAGTTATCGGTGCGACCGCCGAGCACACCGACGAAGGTGAGAACGAATGA
- a CDS encoding DUF5784 family protein — protein MARPLRFRYAPGRWTEQRVRHDVYSHLDSNLGATMKRPWYRPPSGYEARRFEMDNGDTALFCWDDDDGAYWLGNTETPSTLWRTEKFSFTEVPYPVRRWAERELLAQLYEETPWLEPFPHLSWFFLPVFLSKDGRHTTRRFFDEHAAGFPDATRDEALSFYESFLKTGVLDEYRELMAGKLGTSKQLDLVRMTASMGEFNAAALLTEAGYDITPEIEVTTGHSLDYRAERDGEGTLVEVTRPLPTDRRSAGTPVAAVRDTAETKTSGQLERHGGGVTLFVDCSSFPDDDWWAVRGEKPDVRHRPAVVFRTRPSGDVEAYRKGSVPLDLDDAVEWV, from the coding sequence GTGGCACGACCTCTGCGGTTCCGGTACGCGCCCGGTCGATGGACCGAACAGCGCGTCCGACACGACGTATACTCTCATCTCGATTCGAATCTCGGCGCGACGATGAAGCGGCCCTGGTACAGACCGCCCTCGGGGTACGAGGCGCGGCGCTTCGAGATGGACAACGGCGACACTGCGCTCTTCTGCTGGGACGACGACGACGGCGCGTACTGGCTCGGCAACACCGAGACGCCGAGCACGCTCTGGCGGACGGAGAAATTCAGCTTCACCGAGGTTCCCTATCCGGTCCGCCGGTGGGCCGAGCGCGAACTGCTCGCGCAGTTGTACGAGGAGACGCCGTGGCTCGAACCGTTCCCGCACCTCTCGTGGTTCTTTCTGCCCGTCTTCCTCTCGAAGGACGGCCGACACACGACGCGACGTTTCTTCGACGAACACGCCGCCGGCTTCCCGGACGCGACACGCGACGAGGCGCTCTCGTTTTACGAGTCGTTTCTGAAGACGGGCGTCCTCGACGAGTACCGCGAACTGATGGCCGGAAAGCTCGGCACCTCGAAACAGCTCGACTTGGTTCGGATGACCGCCTCGATGGGCGAGTTCAACGCCGCCGCGCTGCTCACCGAGGCCGGCTACGACATCACGCCCGAAATCGAAGTGACGACCGGTCACTCGCTGGACTACCGGGCCGAGCGCGACGGCGAGGGGACGCTCGTCGAGGTGACCCGGCCACTACCGACCGACCGCCGGAGTGCGGGCACGCCAGTCGCCGCCGTTCGCGACACCGCCGAGACCAAGACGTCGGGACAATTAGAGCGACACGGCGGCGGCGTCACGCTGTTCGTCGACTGCTCGTCGTTCCCGGACGACGACTGGTGGGCGGTCCGCGGCGAGAAACCCGACGTGAGACACCGGCCGGCCGTCGTCTTCCGGACGCGGCCGTCGGGAGACGTTGAGGCGTACAGGAAAGGAAGCGTTCCGCTGGACCTCGACGACGCCGTCGAGTGGGTCTGA
- a CDS encoding NAD-dependent epimerase/dehydratase family protein, with protein MKVLVTGATGFVGGQLVPALRTAGHDVTVLVRDAQAFDAPSGVDIVEGDLLEPDACELVVGDGPTGEQSLSTLLDGLGIEAAYYLVHSMQAGDDFEERDRRIARRFVRVVNDTDVERVLYLGGLGEERDQLSKHLRSRREVEYILSQGEFDLTTLRAAIIIGDGSASFELVEQLARRLPVMVTPRWVQTKCQPIAIDDVVAYLVGVLDHPETAGGTYEIGGPDVVTYDEMLRETARQLGRRLRIVPVPVLTPRLSTYWVGLVTDVPASIARPLIDGLKNPVVVDDTRIREIVEFESTPFEEAVAAALGTDEASETTAVTDATSAPKTN; from the coding sequence ATGAAGGTCCTCGTGACGGGTGCGACAGGGTTCGTCGGCGGACAGTTGGTTCCGGCGCTGCGGACCGCCGGACACGACGTGACGGTTCTGGTCCGCGACGCGCAGGCGTTCGACGCGCCGTCGGGCGTCGACATCGTCGAAGGCGACCTGCTCGAACCGGACGCCTGTGAACTCGTCGTCGGCGACGGACCGACCGGTGAGCAGTCGCTGTCGACGCTCCTGGACGGGCTGGGGATAGAGGCGGCGTACTACCTCGTGCACTCGATGCAAGCCGGCGACGACTTCGAGGAGCGCGACCGGCGCATCGCGCGGCGGTTCGTCCGCGTCGTGAACGACACCGACGTCGAGCGCGTGCTCTACCTCGGCGGACTCGGTGAGGAGCGTGACCAACTGTCGAAACATCTCCGGTCGAGGCGGGAGGTCGAGTACATCCTCTCGCAGGGCGAGTTTGATCTGACGACGCTCCGGGCGGCCATCATCATCGGCGACGGGAGCGCGAGTTTCGAGCTCGTCGAGCAACTGGCGCGCCGACTGCCGGTGATGGTGACGCCGCGGTGGGTGCAGACGAAGTGCCAACCCATCGCCATCGACGACGTGGTAGCGTACCTCGTCGGCGTCCTCGACCACCCGGAGACGGCGGGTGGGACGTACGAAATCGGCGGTCCCGACGTCGTGACGTACGACGAGATGCTGCGCGAGACGGCCCGACAGTTGGGTCGACGTCTGCGCATCGTTCCCGTGCCGGTGCTGACGCCGCGGCTGTCGACGTACTGGGTCGGGCTGGTGACCGACGTGCCGGCGAGCATCGCCCGCCCGCTCATCGACGGGCTGAAAAATCCCGTCGTCGTCGACGACACCCGAATCAGGGAGATCGTCGAGTTCGAGTCGACGCCGTTCGAGGAGGCGGTGGCGGCGGCGCTCGGCACCGACGAGGCGAGCGAGACGACGGCGGTGACGGACGCGACGAGTGCGCCGAAAACCAACTGA
- a CDS encoding DUF5786 family protein — translation MSMGAYDEDEHERRAQKTSQVDADFDEARTEFRGRLEYDSGDSAEDLLAQFRKLKGER, via the coding sequence ATGTCAATGGGTGCCTATGATGAAGACGAACACGAGCGTCGTGCGCAGAAAACCAGTCAGGTCGACGCGGACTTCGACGAGGCGCGCACGGAGTTCCGTGGACGTCTCGAATACGATTCCGGCGACTCGGCCGAGGACCTGCTCGCGCAGTTCCGCAAGCTGAAAGGCGAACGCTGA
- a CDS encoding DUF7530 family protein produces the protein MQQRRQRCDEVTEPEYGDTWVYESIVGALPGIDLTDWQAVLLQIAIFEVSLLFLAWAYDLWDAALAGTAAVFVAAVGSLAMVRIGDGTRSLVLPESYQRLLFGSSVEVVLAVLAFVALVTHLFVFDPERAANPLVETLFGERPDVIPVYLMLLVLWDLCYRIGTSWWASVVALWRSYRFSFDAETAAALRRVDLTNVVFGLAQLALVPFIVDRPVLLFAVGGHVVAVTVVSVLAVLTVEVQEGD, from the coding sequence ATGCAGCAGCGACGGCAACGGTGCGACGAGGTGACGGAACCGGAGTACGGCGATACGTGGGTGTACGAGAGCATCGTGGGAGCGCTCCCGGGCATCGATCTGACCGACTGGCAGGCGGTGCTGTTGCAGATAGCGATCTTCGAGGTGTCGCTCCTGTTTCTGGCGTGGGCGTACGATCTCTGGGACGCCGCGCTCGCCGGAACGGCCGCCGTCTTCGTCGCCGCAGTAGGTAGCCTCGCGATGGTTCGCATCGGCGACGGGACGCGCTCGCTGGTGCTGCCGGAGTCGTACCAGCGACTGCTGTTCGGGTCGAGTGTCGAAGTCGTCCTCGCGGTGCTAGCGTTCGTCGCGCTGGTTACGCATCTGTTCGTCTTCGACCCCGAACGGGCGGCGAACCCGCTCGTCGAGACGCTGTTCGGCGAGCGACCGGACGTGATTCCGGTGTACCTGATGCTACTCGTCCTCTGGGACCTCTGTTACCGCATCGGCACCTCGTGGTGGGCGTCGGTCGTCGCGCTGTGGCGCTCCTATCGCTTCTCGTTCGACGCGGAGACGGCCGCGGCGCTGCGACGTGTGGACCTGACCAACGTCGTCTTCGGTCTCGCACAGCTGGCGCTCGTGCCGTTCATCGTCGACCGACCGGTGTTGCTGTTCGCCGTCGGCGGCCACGTCGTCGCGGTGACTGTCGTCTCGGTACTTGCGGTACTGACGGTGGAGGTCCAGGAAGGCGACTGA
- a CDS encoding P-II family nitrogen regulator, which translates to MSSKLPNDGGIKMVVAIIRPDKLGDVKKGLAAAGAPSLTVTNVSGRGSQSAKKGQWRGEEYTVDLHQKVKVECVVADIPAEDVVDAIREAANTGEPGDGKIFVLPVESAVQVRTGNEGPDAV; encoded by the coding sequence ATGAGCAGTAAACTCCCGAACGACGGCGGAATCAAGATGGTCGTCGCCATCATCCGCCCGGACAAACTCGGAGACGTAAAGAAGGGACTCGCCGCCGCGGGCGCGCCCTCTTTGACGGTGACGAACGTCTCCGGCCGTGGTTCACAGTCCGCGAAGAAAGGCCAGTGGCGCGGCGAGGAGTACACCGTCGACCTCCACCAGAAGGTGAAAGTCGAGTGTGTCGTCGCCGACATCCCCGCCGAGGACGTCGTCGACGCCATCCGCGAGGCCGCGAACACCGGCGAACCCGGCGACGGGAAGATATTCGTGCTTCCGGTCGAGAGCGCCGTGCAGGTCAGGACCGGCAACGAAGGCCCCGACGCGGTCTGA
- a CDS encoding DUF6757 family protein produces the protein MQCHYCDRDAAFAAGKDGVRVGLCEEHFRERMEELAESDELEALRERIDVDRAE, from the coding sequence ATGCAGTGCCACTACTGCGACCGAGATGCCGCTTTTGCCGCCGGAAAAGACGGCGTTCGAGTCGGCCTCTGCGAGGAGCATTTCCGCGAGCGGATGGAGGAACTCGCCGAATCCGACGAGTTGGAAGCCCTTCGGGAGCGGATCGACGTGGACCGAGCGGAGTGA
- a CDS encoding GNAT family N-acetyltransferase, with amino-acid sequence MPGPVFLVGDRVELRTVEREDREFIARHRNDPAFRCLLGDARPMNLSAATDYFESVVGSDDGETFVVTAEDRPVGLVFFFDLDERNGTAELGYWVTAEAQGRGYATDAARTLARYAFDERRLEKLTAQVVASNAGSARVLEKIGFREEGILREHEFVDGRRIDLRVFGLLASELER; translated from the coding sequence ATGCCCGGCCCCGTCTTCCTCGTCGGCGACCGCGTCGAACTCCGGACCGTCGAGCGCGAAGACCGCGAGTTCATCGCCCGTCACCGCAACGACCCCGCCTTTCGCTGCCTTCTCGGCGACGCCCGCCCGATGAACCTCTCGGCGGCGACCGATTACTTCGAGTCGGTCGTCGGCAGCGACGACGGCGAGACGTTCGTGGTCACGGCCGAGGACCGCCCAGTCGGCCTCGTCTTCTTCTTCGATCTCGACGAGCGAAACGGCACCGCCGAACTCGGGTACTGGGTCACCGCGGAGGCGCAGGGACGGGGCTACGCCACCGACGCCGCCCGGACGCTCGCGCGCTACGCGTTCGACGAACGCCGCCTCGAAAAGCTCACTGCACAGGTCGTCGCGTCGAACGCGGGGTCCGCGCGGGTGCTGGAAAAGATTGGGTTCCGCGAAGAGGGCATCCTGCGCGAACACGAGTTCGTCGACGGACGGCGCATCGACCTGCGCGTGTTCGGACTCTTGGCGTCGGAACTCGAACGCTGA
- a CDS encoding DUF5789 family protein — translation MRLNRTGDLVANHEYPATTDELVSAYGTETIHLQNGSETVGTVLERFGAQTYADAEEVYEALLTGVGHEAIGRRFYSDRDAPTLGEGNSGQVSF, via the coding sequence ATGCGCCTGAACAGAACCGGCGACCTCGTTGCCAACCACGAGTACCCAGCGACCACCGACGAACTCGTCAGCGCCTACGGTACAGAGACGATTCACCTACAGAACGGTTCGGAGACGGTCGGAACCGTGCTCGAACGCTTCGGCGCACAGACGTACGCCGACGCGGAGGAGGTGTACGAAGCGCTTCTCACCGGTGTCGGCCACGAAGCCATCGGACGACGGTTCTACAGCGACCGGGACGCGCCGACGCTCGGGGAGGGTAACTCCGGTCAGGTCTCGTTCTGA
- a CDS encoding DedA family protein, protein MLSLLLQANFEVPSTLRNLLDSEFAFLLLLGVFVLEGAMLMYFMPSELVVPGAIFVFGASIETAILIIGIAVLGATMGQFALFMVAKRGGREYLLQKRWFRVSEERLDKFDGWFDRWGLIVIPVSNTLPFTRGMLTVPAGFSEMRSRDFVVLSALGTLSFETLLALLYFVVLPYV, encoded by the coding sequence ATGCTGAGCCTGCTGCTTCAGGCCAACTTCGAGGTACCCTCGACGTTGCGTAACCTGCTCGACTCCGAGTTCGCGTTTCTCCTCCTCCTGGGCGTCTTCGTTCTCGAAGGGGCGATGCTGATGTACTTCATGCCGAGCGAACTCGTCGTTCCCGGGGCCATCTTCGTGTTCGGTGCGTCCATCGAGACGGCCATCCTCATCATCGGTATCGCCGTCCTCGGCGCGACGATGGGGCAGTTCGCGCTGTTCATGGTGGCGAAGCGCGGCGGTCGCGAGTATCTGCTGCAGAAGCGCTGGTTCCGCGTGAGCGAGGAGCGACTCGACAAGTTCGACGGCTGGTTCGACCGTTGGGGGCTCATCGTCATCCCCGTGAGCAACACGCTCCCGTTCACCCGCGGCATGCTCACCGTTCCGGCGGGCTTCTCGGAGATGCGTAGCCGCGACTTCGTCGTGCTGTCGGCGCTCGGGACTCTCTCGTTCGAGACGCTCCTGGCGCTTCTGTACTTCGTCGTCCTGCCCTACGTCTGA
- the hemL gene encoding glutamate-1-semialdehyde 2,1-aminomutase, with protein MNHDRSRDLYSRALSVLSGGVNSSVRATRPYPFFVERGDGGHVVDADGNRYVDYVMGYGPLLYGHNPPEPIQAAIQKYASAGPMYGAPTEIEVDHAEFVARHVPSVEKIRFVNSGTEATVSAVRLARGVTGRDNIVVMQGGYHGAQESTLVEGGPDNPHPSTSGIPESFAQHTLPVPFNDEEAVAEVFEEHGGDIAAVLVEPMLANMGIVAPVDDYHEALRDLCDEHGSLLVFDEVITGFRVGGLQCAQGKFGVTPDLTTFGKIIGGGFPVGAVGGRAELVEQFTPGGDVFQSGTFSGHPVTMAAGYEYLKYAAENDVYEHVNRLGEKLRRGITDICADQAPEYTVVGSDSMFKTVFTREGPQSLDGQCDAGCQQRVDCPRFDYCPKTGADVANAETERWERIFWQEMKERGIFLTANQFESQFVCYAHTDEDIEETLEAYKAAL; from the coding sequence GTGAACCACGACCGCTCCCGCGACCTGTACAGCCGAGCGCTCTCCGTCCTCTCCGGCGGCGTCAACTCGTCGGTGCGCGCGACGCGCCCGTACCCGTTCTTCGTCGAGCGCGGCGACGGCGGCCACGTCGTCGACGCCGACGGAAACCGCTACGTCGACTACGTGATGGGGTACGGACCGCTGCTGTACGGTCACAACCCCCCTGAACCGATACAGGCGGCGATTCAGAAGTACGCCAGCGCCGGACCGATGTACGGCGCGCCCACGGAGATAGAGGTCGACCACGCCGAGTTCGTCGCTCGGCACGTCCCCTCCGTGGAGAAGATTCGGTTCGTCAATTCGGGCACCGAGGCGACCGTTTCGGCGGTTCGCCTCGCCCGCGGGGTCACGGGTCGGGACAATATCGTCGTCATGCAGGGCGGCTACCACGGCGCGCAGGAGTCGACGCTCGTCGAGGGCGGCCCCGACAACCCCCACCCGAGTACGAGCGGTATCCCCGAGTCGTTCGCCCAACACACGCTTCCGGTGCCGTTCAACGACGAGGAAGCCGTCGCCGAGGTGTTCGAAGAACACGGCGGCGACATCGCGGCCGTGCTCGTTGAGCCCATGTTAGCAAATATGGGCATCGTCGCGCCCGTCGACGACTACCACGAAGCCCTGCGAGACCTCTGTGACGAACACGGGTCGCTACTCGTCTTCGACGAGGTCATCACGGGCTTCCGCGTCGGCGGCCTCCAGTGCGCGCAGGGGAAGTTCGGCGTCACGCCCGACCTCACGACGTTCGGCAAGATAATCGGCGGCGGCTTCCCGGTCGGCGCAGTCGGTGGCCGCGCCGAACTTGTCGAGCAGTTCACGCCGGGCGGCGACGTGTTCCAGTCGGGGACCTTTTCGGGCCACCCGGTGACGATGGCCGCCGGGTACGAGTACCTCAAGTACGCCGCCGAGAACGACGTGTACGAGCACGTCAACCGTCTCGGCGAGAAACTCCGCCGCGGCATCACCGACATCTGTGCGGACCAAGCGCCCGAGTACACCGTCGTCGGCAGCGACAGCATGTTCAAGACGGTGTTCACCCGCGAGGGGCCGCAGAGCCTCGACGGCCAGTGCGACGCGGGATGTCAGCAACGAGTCGACTGCCCGCGCTTCGACTACTGTCCGAAGACCGGCGCGGACGTGGCCAACGCCGAAACCGAGCGCTGGGAGCGCATCTTCTGGCAGGAGATGAAGGAGCGAGGAATTTTCCTCACGGCGAACCAGTTCGAATCGCAGTTCGTCTGCTACGCTCACACCGACGAAGATATCGAGGAGACGCTGGAAGCGTACAAAGCGGCGCTGTAG
- a CDS encoding PHP domain-containing protein: MDIAADLHVHTTASDGRLTLDALPTAARAGGVEVVAVTDHDTFHPGLDAPVSVRDGVTVIHGLELRVDVSARTSEDGQTASGDTGKRQVDLLGYGVRRTPALTDELDRLQRNRVERGAELIERVESYVDVDLDVEPRPGIGRPHVARAIDASDAEYDYQGAFDHLIGDDGPCFVPREIPTFETGVELLSEACSVVSLAHPFRYDDPEAALSLATELDAVERYYPYGFEVDESLVDEVVEREGVLATGGSDAHGTELGVCGVPRKAFAAIRTRLPEAVA, encoded by the coding sequence ATGGATATCGCCGCCGATCTCCACGTCCACACGACGGCCTCGGACGGACGACTGACGCTCGACGCGCTTCCGACGGCCGCGCGGGCGGGCGGCGTCGAGGTCGTCGCCGTGACCGACCACGACACGTTCCACCCGGGGCTCGACGCGCCGGTGAGCGTCCGCGACGGCGTCACCGTGATTCACGGCCTCGAACTCCGCGTCGACGTCTCCGCACGAACTTCGGAGGACGGCCAGACGGCGTCCGGCGACACCGGGAAACGACAGGTCGACCTGCTGGGTTACGGCGTCCGACGGACGCCCGCGCTGACCGACGAACTCGACCGACTCCAGCGAAATCGCGTCGAACGCGGCGCGGAACTGATCGAGCGCGTCGAGTCGTACGTTGACGTCGACCTCGACGTCGAACCCCGTCCGGGTATCGGCCGCCCGCACGTCGCCCGCGCTATCGACGCGAGTGACGCGGAGTACGACTATCAGGGCGCGTTCGACCATCTCATCGGCGACGACGGACCGTGTTTCGTGCCGCGCGAGATTCCGACGTTCGAGACGGGCGTCGAGCTGCTCTCGGAGGCGTGTTCGGTCGTTTCGCTGGCGCATCCCTTCCGATACGACGACCCCGAGGCGGCGCTGTCGCTGGCGACCGAGTTGGACGCCGTCGAGCGCTACTACCCGTACGGTTTCGAGGTGGACGAGTCGCTCGTCGACGAAGTCGTCGAGCGCGAAGGGGTGCTCGCGACCGGCGGAAGCGACGCTCACGGAACGGAACTGGGCGTCTGCGGGGTTCCCCGGAAAGCGTTTGCGGCGATTCGCACTCGGCTACCCGAAGCGGTGGCTTAA
- the hemB gene encoding porphobilinogen synthase: MNPIDRPRRLRRDGVRGLVSENRVSASDLIAPVFVDATTDERVPIESMPGHERVPVDDAVARVEEVLETGVEAVTIFGIPESKDERGTRAWAEDGVVQRATRDVVAETDAYVITDVCLCEYTDHGHCGVLEDHAADDPDLTVKNDETLGLLGKIAVSHAEAGAQMVAPSSMTDGMVGAIRSALDEAGFEDIPIMSYAAKYQSAFYGPFRDAADGAPAFGDRRHYQMDPANAREALREVRLDVEQGADVLMVKPGLPYLDIVSAIRREFDHPVAAYNVSGEYAMLHAAAEKGWLDLDEVAMESLVSMKRAGADLVLTYFAERIAEQL; encoded by the coding sequence ATGAACCCCATCGACCGCCCGCGTCGGCTTCGACGCGACGGCGTTCGCGGCCTCGTGAGCGAGAATCGAGTCTCGGCGTCGGACCTCATCGCACCGGTCTTCGTCGACGCGACGACCGACGAGCGCGTCCCCATCGAGTCGATGCCGGGTCACGAGCGCGTCCCCGTCGACGACGCGGTAGCCCGCGTCGAGGAGGTACTCGAAACCGGCGTCGAGGCGGTGACGATATTCGGGATTCCGGAGTCCAAAGACGAACGCGGCACGCGCGCGTGGGCCGAGGACGGCGTCGTCCAGCGGGCGACCCGCGACGTCGTCGCCGAGACGGACGCGTACGTCATCACCGACGTCTGCCTCTGCGAGTACACCGATCACGGCCATTGTGGGGTTCTAGAAGACCACGCCGCAGACGACCCGGACCTCACCGTGAAGAACGACGAGACACTTGGCCTGCTCGGCAAAATCGCCGTCTCACACGCCGAAGCGGGCGCGCAGATGGTCGCCCCCTCGTCGATGACCGACGGGATGGTCGGCGCGATTCGGAGCGCGCTCGACGAGGCGGGGTTCGAGGACATTCCCATCATGAGCTACGCCGCGAAGTACCAGAGCGCGTTCTACGGCCCGTTCCGCGACGCCGCCGACGGCGCGCCCGCCTTCGGCGACCGGCGGCACTATCAGATGGACCCCGCAAACGCCAGGGAAGCGCTGCGCGAGGTTCGACTCGACGTGGAGCAGGGCGCGGACGTACTGATGGTCAAACCCGGGCTTCCCTACCTCGACATCGTGAGCGCGATTCGTCGCGAGTTCGACCACCCGGTCGCCGCATACAACGTCTCCGGCGAGTACGCGATGCTGCACGCCGCCGCCGAGAAGGGGTGGTTGGACTTAGACGAGGTGGCGATGGAGTCGCTCGTCTCGATGAAACGCGCCGGTGCGGACCTCGTCCTCACCTACTTCGCGGAGCGAATCGCAGAGCAGCTATAA